A segment of the Aureimonas sp. SA4125 genome:
GCATGGCCAATACGCCGTCGGCCAAGAAGGCCACCCGCAAGATCGAGACCCGCACCGCGGTGAACAAGAACCGGCGCTCGCGCGTCCGGGGGTTTCTGCGCAAAGTCGAGGAAGCGATCCTGACCGGCGACAAGGATGCCGCCCAGCTCGCCTTCAAGGCGGCCGAGCCCGAACTGATGCGCGCTGTCTCCCGCGGCGTGTGGCACAAGAACACTGCCTCTCGCAAGGTTTCGCGGCTTTCGAGCCGGGTCAAGGCTGTCGGCGCCGCTGCCGCCGTCTGATCGAAAGTCTTCATATATATACTGTCAAGGCCCGGCATTGCCGGGCTTTTTGATTCCTGGCTCAAGGAATTCTGTGCGCGTCCGCGGCAATAAATGCCCGATTCTGGGGCATGTCA
Coding sequences within it:
- the rpsT gene encoding 30S ribosomal protein S20, translating into MANTPSAKKATRKIETRTAVNKNRRSRVRGFLRKVEEAILTGDKDAAQLAFKAAEPELMRAVSRGVWHKNTASRKVSRLSSRVKAVGAAAAV